In the Pogona vitticeps strain Pit_001003342236 chromosome 2, PviZW2.1, whole genome shotgun sequence genome, tttgaACTTGGCACAATcactttttctggactacaattcccagaatccctcagctaaGGAAATCTCcaagctcctctctctctctctctctctctcttcatacaCCAGACccaggcaaagtgcagcctgaggaACACATATAGCacacgagccgctcctgtccagcccgcagacagttttgaacatcaaaaccatttatagctttttgtctaaagttgatcagttgcttatcttcaacatactgcaaaaaaactctttagtatttttgaagattaacaagtttaaaataaaaacaatcataacatcactgtttcattttatttttaagtaaagttggttcggcccccgaacacagttcagatttttcatgtgcccccccctagaaattaattgcccacccctgtcatACACACGCAGGCCCATACCCTGCCATCCACCACAATGGATGGGCATTTTTCTACTGACATGATAAAAGGTTAAAGCAGCCCTGGGTTTCTCCTTCTGTAGCAAGAAAGAACATTTTGATCCACATACCAGGGAGACCAACTATCATTATCATGCATAGAGAGGATAATACCAGAGGGAGGAGTGGAGGGATGCTGGAGTGGGAACTATTAAGCACATGAAGCTGGGGTAAAGAGCGAGTCAAATCATTGTTTCTGCAAAGAACATCCAGAAATTCCTGAGCTGGCTAACTGAGAAACCAAAGTATGACACGTGGACTGTTCCTTTTGCATGCAAGGTTTGGGCTCTATCATGGAATTGGGCCAATAGCCCAATACTCCAATCAATTCTTTTGGATTCAATAAGAGGTTTCCTCTTTCCAATAAGCATATGtttgcttaggtaaaggtaaaggttccccttgacatttagtccagtcgtgcctgactctagggcgcggtctcatccctgtctccaagttgtagagccagcgtttgtccgcagacagtttccgcggtcacgtggccagcgcgactagacatgaaatgctgttaccttcccaccgaggtggtacctatttatttactcgcatttacatgctttcaaactgctaggttggcaggagctgggacaagcaccGGGAGCTGActttgttgcatggattcgatcttatgactgctggtcttctgacttcgtaatacagaggcttctgcggtttaacccgcagcgccaatACATCCCTGTTTGCTTACTGGTGGTCAAATTCGGGACCAAAAGTCACAGTCAACAAATTTCTAAAGTCCTTCTGTATAGATTTTATTCTATGTGTGGTTTGAGAACAGGATTATGCATCTCTTTTAGCACCCACTTAAAGCTGCAAatattcaaagagagcccccctttttttaaccagCCGTACAGTCCTTGGTTTTGTGCACATTAAATAGCAGATGTTCCAGCCACGCTTGCAATTAATTTTGTCTTCCTTGCCAAGTGTCCAGTCAGGGGTATCATACAGCATGCGTGTATGGTGTTAACAATACCCAGATTTGTCCCTTTTAATGTCACTTGCTCCTCCTCTAATCCATTTCTGTGAAGGAAGCATATGTTCATTAGCACCATTTAACAGCCCTCCTTCCCTGCCATGAAAGGGAGCCAGTGTACCGTAGCCTTCTGGCCAGAGCTTGGCCTCATATAAGGGGCAGCTATTAAAAAGCAGTAAGAGGCACATGTTTGAACAATGGAAAAGGTTAGTGCACAGCCTCAGGACAGGAAAGGCAGAGGAATACAAACCAAAATTTTGGAGAGCATTTGAACTGTTCCACTTAGGTAGGGAAGAAACATGCAAGATGAGAGGGTCCTCCCAGCCAGGATGGTGGGCTTCCCACCTCGGCAAGTTGGGcactggccttccagatgtgtagTTCCCCGATATACTGGGGCAGCAACAACACAGCAGCAAGGCAGCAGGAGACACCCTCGAGGAAACAGGTGCAGCCTTGGCAGGGTGAGTATTTAAGGAGGGGCTGAAGAGGAGGACCTGGGAGTAGATGGAGTGAATTGGGAGGCGTGTGAAGCCGAGGAGGTGAAACCATGCCCAGGAAGGAAGTCTGGGATATTGTCCACTGATGAGAACAGACAACTGGGTGGACTTGGTGGTATCAAAAGATGTGGCTCATGTCAAATGGGAAAGAGGCCCAGCATTGTGAAGCCCACACTCTGGAGAACCAGCGTTATGGCTGAGGGCGTCACCACGACCATCCACCGCAACCCTGTGAAGCACCTGAGAGGAATCTTGGAACTCGTTGAGAAAAAGGGTCTCTGCCCTCACCCCACTCCAGTATGGCTGCTCCTCGAGACCTATGAAGGATGGACTGGGAATGAACGGAACCCGCAGGCACCCAGTTGGCACATGTAGTTATGCCAGGCCAGTGGGCCCCTTCAGTTGGGTTTGCTTGCATAAAACACTTCCATGTGAAGCAGCCTGAAGTGTCATCATGGAGGGGGACCAGGGGGCTGCTCACATTGTGGCATTCAAAAACTCACAATTTTGGTGGTGGTTGGGGAGGCAGCAGCACATGCAGGGTAAAGATCAGGAGCTGACTTTCAAGCAACGGTTGTTAAGCAGTTCAGTGGCTGAAAAGCCATCCAGTTCATGAGACGATGCGATCATTTCCTAGGGTGACATCATCTGGGCAGATAAAAGATGGCTGGGCAGCCTAGCAAGGAAGAAAAAGGCCAGGCCTTGAAGAAAGATCTTCCACTGCTAAGTCAGTGCGTGAAGAAGCAGAGAGGAGAGGTTCTGTGGTGCAAGTTTGCTTGTCccaaagacggggggggggggggttggctgaTGAGCACTTCCCTTTGCGTTTGGCTCCTAGGTACCATTGCCGCCACGAAGTAAAGTCACCTGGTTCAACTCTGCACGGAGTGCCTGGTGAAAGAcctattgggggggggctggctctTTCGTTACCTTCCGAAAAAGGCACAGACATTTCCCACACTCTAGTTCATCTCAGAGACTTTATGGGGACCTGCTGTTTCTTTTGTGCCTGTGTTCCAATTTAAGCAACACAACACTGCTGGTGTGTGTACGTGCGCTGTTGTGTTACCAGCTCCGAGCCTTGGACACAGAGGCCGGAGCTGGTAAAGACAACCCATGTTTGTGCTTCTTTCGCCAAACACAAAGACATTATGCAAAAGGTCTGCCCTCATCGCTGCCTCGCTGCTCAAAGGGAAGGACACCTAGAGGGGAGGCTGAGCTGGCTTTGGCCTTTCCTTTGGGGTTTCTGGGTGCCAGCCACGTCCCAACAACCCCCGGGTTCTTCGTACTAATTAACATGAACCCCAGAGGCAttgctccccctcctcctttccttccctctaaTTAATTTGCTGTTGCGACTCATTAGGATCAGAGCCCTGTTTGGGATGCAGCTCCTCCAGTGGCCCCTGGGCTAACAAGGCAACAACTCCATTGGCTGGTCAAACagccctcctccctcttcttatCAAACACAGCAGACCAGAGGGGAACAGGGGAATAGCGGCCGTCTTTAGCCAAGGTGGAGTTGAAGATCAGAGAATCGATCCTGTGACAATCCCCTAGAATATATTCAGCTCAGTTGTTGTGCAGAGAAAAGGGGGGAGCAAGTGTAATTTGCTACACAAACATTGCTCGCtagttttcccccccttcttctaaGAATTGCATTGATCCTAGTGCATAAAGTGCCCATAAATCCATCTAATATCCTGGCTTGATTGATTATTGCCCTTTGAAAAGACTCTGTCCAGGActgcaaattttaaaatgataCTGGTAAATTACACATACCATTGCAAAGCAGGGAGGAAGAACATTGTGCAGGTGAAGCAACAGCAGGGGAAGAGAACACAAAAGCATGCACACTCCTAGAGGGGACCATCCACGTGCCAGAACTCAGATAAATGAAGATATGTGCCTGGATGCAAGTATAACATATTCAGAAAATGCTATACAAGAAATCTCATACCATTAAAGCACAACAAAATCTCTTGCATGAAGAGAAGGAGACAAATAAGCCAACAAAAGGAGACACATACAGATGAGgcaatatacacatacatactccCAGCAGAAAGATTTAATATGGGCATTTATGCATGAACATGCATAGAAAGACCTGCCAGGCAGAAAACTTGTGGGAGAGGGGAAGAAGGAGTAGCTTCCAGGAAGACTCTGGAGCCTACAGAAACACAAagacaaaatcatcatcattatcatcatcatcattgccgcCATCTCTACACGAAAGTGAATGGTATGCATGTTAACTACACTTGATGAAACATGTATGTTCAGACCAGCACACCCaatttcttctctctcctctcagtaGATAACCATGTATGGActtactcacacacacacacacacacacacacacacacagagagagagagagagagagagagagagagagagagagagagagagaaatatctgCAAAAGTCGGACttggaatatttacacagttGTTTCTATGGCTCTGTGTAAGGGCCTTACAAAGTCCATGTACACGTTTAGGTAACACTCCTTTAtgaacactggaaaaaaaacccctattTCTCCATGCACCAAAACCAAAACCCAGCCTGCTCATGTTTGAACAACTGTTGTCAGTGAAAGGTTGATGAAGCAGAACACCGCCTTGTATTTTTCAAGccatcttcttctctttcttgcttTAATTGCTCAGAAGATGCAGATCTCAATTCCTTGTGAAGAAACTTCAGACTCTTGGGAACACCAAGGGCAAAAGCTGAATTTTGCATAAAGGagcaatatttaataaaaagataGTGGAATCCAGTAAAGATTGTAAAAGAGAAGGCATAAATCAGATGGCTTTGCTCTTCTGTTAAGAAGAATGCAGGAGAATAAATGACAGCTGCTTGGGGCAGAGGCATGTTGCTACTGAAATGAATTGGACTCTCTGGGTTGTTGCCTTCTGGGTGAAACTGCAGCAAAGGAAGCTCCTGAGGGGGCTGAGCCTTCCCACTCACATGCGCACACAAGCACATCGATGCTGAAAAGTCGTGCATACATAACTTTTAACTGATTCTCACATAGAGAGGTATTGCATGTATGTACGTGCATTGGGGCAAACATTAGAACATATTTATATACAACCACAGAAGAATAggaaatataaacataaaacacATATTCAAATCCGAAATGCCCATGCTGCACACAAAAATATAGATTCACACATTAGCACACACTGATATCCTGGCAGAAAAGTGAATGAGCAGTACTAATACACTTACACTGATGCTACTGATAAACCTACCCAGTTACTAGCTTAACCTgaatatcttgtttgtttgtttgcttgcttgcttgcttcatttCTAGGCCACTTTTTGCCCAGTATCTTGGCATCTTGGCAATGTTTTGGGGAGTGGCACAGTGATCCCagacaaattaaaacaaacaaaccaaaattctATAACTGGCAAGACAGAAAACCAGGAAGCAGTTCATGGAAAGGCACTAACACATACCCAATGACACAGGTTTGAGAGACAGAATACACttgtaccggggggggggggttgagatcAAAGCAATGAAGAGTGGTGTGGATTCTCGAAGGCAAACAAAGTAATCGTAATATGACGTTTCATGCCCTATAGGTCACTTCAGCAGATACATGGAGTTTTCTCCAGAATTCCAGGCACAGATACACAGTACCGAGAGTGGGACAGTAAAGAAATTAAATACAACAAGTACTGTgtagcaaatactgtatattactgATTAGAGTTGGGCACAAACAGCTGGTTTGTTTATTAACCAAATAGGTGTTCAGCACTtgaaagccccgcctcctccagtgaaTACCCAAtcggaggcagtggcctggcttccttgccctgcctcttcTAGTCAGTGCCTCTGAATGGGCATCGGCCAGAGGAGACAGGGGTATGAAGccccaaacatctgtttggctgataaacgaACTGGCAAAAACTACTGAACTGGcagtttcgtgcccatctctgtgaTGGATATTTGGTATTCTCAAAGCTCCTGCTAGTAGCACAAACATTCTGCCACCAGCTGAGCAATGTATCTGAAGGCAGaaggttcacacacacacactgccacaTTGCACTGTAAACCAAGTGGCTTCCCACAACACAAACAGTTCTAAGGCTAAAATAAATGATACAGTTAACTTGGTACTAGAAGTAGAGCTAcctcaagaagaaaaaaagactgttCATTCTACAAAGAGATTGCCTACAATCACATTTGGCCCATCTGGCAATAtagcctgcttttgttttgcaattgttTATCAGAAGACAGGcatggctttgtttgcatgtctTATGTTAGACACATAACAATGTAAAAGTCCTATTTCCTCTTCTTATCCCTCCAGAtatgcaaatctttcagtgctacatTCCTAACATATCTCgcttacctcctgatgacccatTACAAAACCAAAAGGAGACTAATATGCAAATGCCAACTGAAGGGAGTTTGTCTcagaataaaaatacaaactGTTCTTCTTAAAGGTGCAGAGTTTCTGGATACAAAACCAGGCAATGAGCATCTTGATTTGTTTCCTGACGTGCCCTTCGTCTGCACTGCTTAAGATATAACATTCCAACAGTGTTATTCCTGCATGCAGCTTACTGCATAGGTATAGATCACTATCACTGCTGAGATATCTCCCTTGAAACTGATTTTATTGCGTTCCAAAATTCCATAAATACATCTAACATGTATCCCAAAACTTTGTTCTTCTTAAGCGACCGGATATTCTTCTTGGTCCAATTTAAGCAAAATCCAAGGGCTTTcttcacttcttcctctttttttcttttaagctggACAGTGTTTTACAGGATAGAGAAGTAAAATGATCCACACTGTGGAAAAGCATGACACAGACTTCCATTTGAAATATACACTATTGTCCACAGCCTAGAGCCACTATTAAAATGGGAATACAACAtgggacaggacaggacagaacATTTTAAGTTCACTCCCCTGCCCTCCCCACAGCCATTCAGAAACATGTCTAAATATAATGACTACTTCATAGAAGGAAGATGCATATAATATGTTGGCTGTAGATGCCTCTTCAAGAACTGGCACACATGTTTCTCAAACCATTAAAAATACACTATTTGGCATCTTCAAGTTTTAAGAATACATCTTCCACTAAATCCTGTATTTATTGGTGTGTTGAGAGATACATGCAAATAGAATTCTTCCCAAACAGACATACGAAATGCCAGTCAAATGGACTTACAGTTTTTTTGATGACCCATGATTGCACAGATCCagcacataaaacaacaaagaaaaagccTACATTTTCTACTAGGATGGTGAAGACCTCCCAGCACAGAAAAAGACCTAACCAAGGTAGAAGAATTTCACTGGAACGTCTCTGCATGCAAAtatggatggacagacagacaaagtTATACGCATGCCATGGCAAGACTTGCAAAAGGAGAGAAAGGTATCCATAACCTATCCACAGCAGCACATTGATACAGGTGCTCATCACAGCCTCATGTTCATTTCACAATAAATAACTTAATAAAATATTCCTCCACTGTGGTTGGTTGATCCAAAAATCCTTTGTCAATGGAGCCATTCCACTGCTTTCAATAAAAGCTATTTATGTTTTCTACGCACAGGTGTGTATAAAGAGACACTTATAAATCTCCTCccatttaaaatgtgtgtttaataATTTTATAAACACCTCATCACTCCTGCACATCCCTGCATCATGCAAAAATATACACAGCCCACATAGGTCAAACACATACACCTCTCTCTAGAGATTCATATAGCCAAACGTATTATACGTTCACATATATGAAGACCACGACTTCATCTCCCTTCTGTATATGTACACCTTAGTTGCTCACACATGCTTCTTCCATGTGCATTAATGATAACCACTTAGATGGTAGCAAGAGAGTTACATAGCAAAAGAGATGCGCACACACTTCATCTTCTGCCGATGACTATTAAGTTGTTTCACTCCTCTGATTAGTACAGGTAAGTTTCCAGCGCATTTTCCCatacatcatcaccaccaccacatcctgcTCTCCTAAATGGTCCTGCTGCTCTCGCAAAACAAACTCATCCCAGTATATACGGCActgctttctctccctttctctccctctctgtacagtatatgcatgtgtgagtgtgaagggtgtttggggagggggggaataattgattaattaatgaaTGTGATGGCTTGCAGCCCCTCTAGGAGATTCTGGCTGGATCTGTCAGCTGTTAATCAATCTCCTCTCAGAGAGGCAAAGGAGGCACAAAGGTAAAGCACTTAATTGCGTGGGGGAAATGATACAACCCCAGCATATAAAACACATCCTTAAACATGACACAAGATACTAGTGGGCTGCCTGGGATGCTGACGGAAGGAACACGCAAAGTCCAGGGGACAGAATGGGTGTAAAAGGTAGGGAGgggcacacacacgcacacacagaagATAGGATGAGATGGCATTCCTCTACCACAGTGCAAATGCCCACGCCGGGCAAATCATGGTGTGTGGGTGCAGCCCTTCTTGGAGAGAccccctcttcctttttcccttgCAGAGAGGTGACAGTGATGTTTGTCCACATGGATCCAGCCGTACCCCCTCCCAGTAGCACCTGAGGATGGGAGGCCTCCAGCCtctgtcccacccaccccccaccctgcaacCTCCACATTGTTTCTGACAATCCGCCCCTGGCTTatcatgcaaatgcaagcagaagCCCAAGCtgagactgctgctgctgcccgttgttgctgctgctgctgctgctgccgctgctgccgcttCTATGGATGGGATGAGACACTTCTTCCAGGCTCCAGGCAGACAGAGCAGCGCAGTGGCTGAGCTTCGCCTCCTTTGCGAAGCACCAGAGGTCGCTCTGGTTGGCTTAAAGCTACTTTTTGCATCTTGGGCTGCTCAGTCAGATCTTCTCTTCTGGAGTTTGTGGAAAGGATTTTGCATGTGGTAAGGAGGGGTGCTGCGGGATGAACTGGTGGTTGGGaaatctcttttctctctctttctctctctctctccctccggTTTTCTGTTGATGACCATATGATCTGGCACAAGGAGCCTGGAGCTGCGACGCGGTCACCAGCTGAGTTCTCAAGTGGCggagagaaaggaaggcaaataaatatatatatacatacacgcacacacgcgcatATCCGTACATACTcacttgcacacatgcacactcttTCTTTCTAGCCACCTCCACCCTCAAAacatctcttgctgctgctgctgctgctgcccaccGCGAAGTATGAGAGAGCCAAAGTGTCTACAGTGAAAGGAAGCCACTCTCTCCTGAAGGGAAGACAAAGGAAGCAGCAGAGCTGAGCAACTTGGGACTGAGTTCGCCTCACAAGAAGTCAACaggtgcttccttccttccttcctgagcaGCGGGCACCACAGTGGAGCATCCGGCAAAGGACACGCCAGGTGGAACCTCCCTCCGGGTGGTGGTCGACTCCAGAGAAACATTCACCATTACTTCCAAAAGCGAAGACGATTTCTTAACCCTGGCCGCCTCCAGGCTGAACCGCAAAAAAAGGGTCATCGGGGCTGCCATTGGGGTGGCCATGGTGCTGGTCCTCCTGGTGGCCATCCCTTTGCTGGTGCACAGCTCCAAAACGACCTCCCACTATGAGATGCTGGGCAGCTGCCGAATGGTCTGTGACCCCTATACGCCCCAGACCCATGGAGCAGCTTCTGCAGAAGCAAGTCAGGAGCTGGCTGTCATCTCCCCGCCTCCTTATGTGTCCGGAGGGAAGGGAGACCCTGGGAGGAAAGGGAAGTCTGGAATCCGTGGACCGCCAGGCCCTCCGGGACCCCCAGGCCCAAGAGGGCCAGCTGGAGAGCCAGGAAGGCCGGGACCCCCGGGGCCGCCCGGCCCGGGGCCTGGGGGTTACATCCCGTCCTTCTATAGCCCTAAGATTGCTTTTTACGCAGGGCTGAGGAAACCCCATGAAGGGTATGAGATCCTCCGCTTTGATGATGTGGTGACCAATGTGGGAAACTACTATGAACCATCGAGTGGCAAGTTCACCTGCCCTTTACCTGGCATCTACTTCTTCACTTACCATGTGCTCATGCGCGGGGGTGATGGTACCAGCATGTGGGCTGACCTGATGAAGAACGGGCAGGTAAGGTGATGCACGCTCCTATCCTAGAACTATTCTCTCCAAGGGTCagcctttgctctctctctctgtctctctctgcaacTCACTCGATCCATTCCTGCACTATATGTAAGCCATGCCCTTTGACTCTTCCCAGTCAGCTTACAAACAAAGCTGACAATAGCTTCACATCTCGGTGGCAAAGCCAACGCCTGTTCCACCCCATTTTTGTCTACATTTCACTCCTATTCCAACTGTATCCCCTCTGTATCCCCTCTTCACCTATCTGCTTCCCACTTTACCTGCTCAAACATTTGACCTCTCCCACTTAAACTAGCCACACCTACCCTTGTTAGCCCCTCCTCTTTAATGCACTGACCCCTCCCAATTTACCATCCTGGCTCCACCCATTCACCTTTAAAATTTTTCATTCTGCACCTCTTATTCCTTGCCCAGGAATACATAACATCAGTTTGCAAAACTTAATATGAGCCTAAATTTGCTGTATGTACAGAAACCTCTCAGTCAGCTACTTGGGATACAGTGCATCTTGGTAGTGTGGTCTGATAGCACAGTTCAATACGTATCTCCTGATTTGTAAGCCCCACTTAAATATCACTGGGACTTACCCTTAGGTAATTATGTGCAGCATGGCAGTCTGAATGTTTAAGTTTCAAAAGGGTCAAAagggcacacacaccccttgacCCCAAGTTAAGAAGCAGGCAATAATTCCTCAAATTTCAAATTCTTTCTCAGTTCAAAATGATATTCCTGCAAACAATCTACACTCATTTTCTGCGCATGTTTTCTTGCAGTTAATCTAAAATACAAGTAGTATAAGTATTACAAAGCTCTACATGCATTGATCCATCAGACATGCTACAGTGTCTTCATAAACAATGGTTGATTCTAATATTAAAAGTTCTCAGGTGGATGAAAGATAAATCTTAAGAAATGAAAGATGCACATCAGGTATAGTTTTCCACTGAGATTCATTTATATGtcccttctccctttttaaaaaaagaaatgccttTAGATTTGCAATCCGGTTTTTGAAGGATCTTAAATTGGAAACTGCTCTGGGATACAAGCTGCTTGGGATCCTTTTTCACACTTAGtagagatgtttttttttaattgaagcgTTTATATGAACTCACAGATATATGAACAAAAGCCACAGATTATAAGGGATACAAAGCAACATACGATATGAACAGTATTTCATTCATAATTTCAAGATAAGAGGAGGTATTCTGTTTATAAAGGATTGAAGTAAATTTAAATGAGAATAATGATTTGCATGTTTTTTCTATACAAATTATTCtgagtggggagggagagagttctaTTTTTTTAAGGTTGTTTACCTAAACCCACGGTGAAACTTTATTTCAGCATGCTACAACAAGCAAATACTCCTTATGGTGAAACATGAAAGGAAAACTTTACACAGTATCACACCTACCAACTAAAGCAGCCAAAATCACATGCATTCTCCTAAATATATTAAGTCAACttaatgaaatttaatagggtTTGCATTAATATATAAAAAGATACCAAGAAAATAtgtgaatgcatttttttctgctaaaataattaaagtaattttaaaaagacttagATACACAATAATTTACTTCCAGTTAAGGAACTTTTGCAAACTTGAGTTTATTGTGAATAAATTATTTAGTATATATTATACTGAGCACAGAATGATAGATTTGTTGAAGCTCTGTGTACCTAAATCTATAACCTATAtgctaaataaaatatacattttagtaTATCTACAATAATCATGTGTGTTGAATCACTTAGGCAAATTGCTAATATATTTCTCCTCATTTTcctatataaacatatatatatatatatatatatagaggaCAAATTTGTTAAT is a window encoding:
- the C1QL4 gene encoding complement C1q-like protein 4, with product MVLVLLVAIPLLVHSSKTTSHYEMLGSCRMVCDPYTPQTHGAASAEASQELAVISPPPYVSGGKGDPGRKGKSGIRGPPGPPGPPGPRGPAGEPGRPGPPGPPGPGPGGYIPSFYSPKIAFYAGLRKPHEGYEILRFDDVVTNVGNYYEPSSGKFTCPLPGIYFFTYHVLMRGGDGTSMWADLMKNGQVRASAIAQDADQNYDYASNSVILHLDVGDEVFIKLDGGKVHGGNTNKYSTFSGFIIYPD